DNA from Candidatus Binatia bacterium:
GCCGTGCCGTCCGAGCCGCTCAGGTCCCTGGTCGGCGGGATCGTCTCCCGGGGCGGGATGGCGATGCCGCGGCTTCGCCGGGTCGGCCTGGAGAACCTACAAGCGGCGTTCCCGGAACGTGATCATGCCTGGTGTGAGAAGACTCTTCAGGCCTCGTTTCGCAATCTGGGCTACTTGGCCGCCGAGCTTGCCCATTTCGACGAGCTGAACGCCGATAACATCTTCGACGTCGTCGGATTCAGCTCAGCGGAATCCGAGACGGCCTTCCGGGAGCTCATCGCGAATCGGCAGCGGCTCATCGCCACGGCTCACTTCGGCAACTGGGAGCTCCTGGTGCAGGCCGCTGGCTATTCGGGGGCCCCGTTTCACGTCGTTCACCGGTCGCTGAAGAACGGCAAGGTCGACGACCTCCTGACGGCCGTCCGAGGCCTCGCGGGGACGAAGGTCGTTTACAAGCACGCGGCGGCACGCGACGTCCTCCGTTTGCTGCGCAAGGGGGCCTGCGTCGTTGTGCCGATCGATCAGCACGCTCCGGGAGGGTCGGGAATCCCGATCCCGTTCTTCGGGCGTCCGGCAAACACGACCCCGGGCCCGGCAAGGCTCGCCCAGATCGCTCAG
Protein-coding regions in this window:
- a CDS encoding lysophospholipid acyltransferase family protein encodes the protein MTDLATPHRHHEPTTGLRVDLEFALLKGVLGLMHAVPSEPLRSLVGGIVSRGGMAMPRLRRVGLENLQAAFPERDHAWCEKTLQASFRNLGYLAAELAHFDELNADNIFDVVGFSSAESETAFRELIANRQRLIATAHFGNWELLVQAAGYSGAPFHVVHRSLKNGKVDDLLTAVRGLAGTKVVYKHAAARDVLRLLRKGACVVVPIDQHAPGGSGIPIPFFGRPANTTPGPARLAQIAQVPIQVVVLARVGDSGKHQLISRPPIDPPPRGKDPAALVEVTTKLNEQLEAIIREYPEQWLWMHRRWRVPA